The DNA region GAGATGAACGGTGAACCGCTACCGACTGAGCACGGCTTCCCTGTCCGATTGCTTAACCCAGGACACTACGGCACGAAGAATCCAAAATGGATCATCAACATCCAGTTGGCGAAGGAGCATGAAAGTTATTGGGAAAAACGGGGTTGGGACCCAATCGCGAATGTGAAACTCGCCACAATGATTGGAACACCGAGTGAGGGTGAGGAAATTCCGGGCGGCAAGGTTTATACAGTAAGCGGCGCGGCGTTCGATGCGAACAATCACGGCGGCATTAAAAAAGTAGAAGTCAGTATCGACTACGGACAGACATGGGAAGAAGCAGAAATTTGGGCGAAGGATACGCCCCTCGCATGGGTGCTCTGGAAATGGGAGTGGCAGGTACCCGAAAAAGTGGAGCCTGTTGAAATCTATGCGAGAGCCACCGGCAACAGCGGTGTCACGCAAGACGAAATCGGCATTGAAGTGGAACCGGTTGGCGCGACAGGTTATCATATAATTGACGCAGCGATTGTGATGCCATAACGTAGGAGAGGTTTTCAACCCCGATGCCTTATAGTAAGTCCGTAATTATTTATACACCAACACAAGGGCGAGGATACAATCCTCGCCAGCGGCGGTGGGCGGGTTTGTTCCCTGACCTAACGTAGGAGGGGTTTTTAATCCCGATGCCTTAATGCGCCTAAAACCGATCCAACTGCTCACTGTTTATCTACCCGTCCTATTGATTGACTTTGCCTTTAGCAGCATCCTGACTAACACCTCTTTTTATACAAGTTATTTAGGGCTCTCCACAACGTTTCTTGGTACATTGATGGCAGTGAGCACAGGATGTTTTGCTATACTCGCGATTCCACTTGGTAGACTCTCAGATCGGATAGAGCGGCGGTACATCCTCTACACCGCGTGCCTGATACTTGGTGCCGTCAGCATAGGACTCTCCCTTTGTCGGAATGGCGGACATCTGATGAGTGTCTTTCCCGGAATCGGTATCAGTATGGCACTCTTTTTTCCGGCTTACGAAGCATGGCTCGCTGAACGAGAAAGCGAAGGCGAATTAATCCACCGAATTATGCTCTTCAATCTGTTCTGGAGCATCGGTATGACCTTGGGTCCGGCGTTATCAAGTTATCTATACGGCGATGCCAACCCATTTATACCTTTCTACCTCGCAGGTTTCTTCGCTGTACTCACCCTATTGACAGTTTGGACTTCTCGTATCGCCGAACCCGAACCATCAAAGCCATCTGTCCACACAGATGAATCTGAATCGGAACCGCCTGAGATACTGTATCCACCTCTATCCATTCGGCTGACTTACCTCCATCTGGCTCGGTGCGCGAATTTTGTCTCATGGTTCGCGCTGGGTGTCCTCCGTCAACTCGCGCCAAAACTCACGTTAGAGATGGGAATACGTCCGGCAACATACGGAAATTTGATGCTGATACTCGGTAGTGTGCAAACGTTAGCGTTCGTTGTCCTGGGGACCGGCTACTCAACACGGTGGCATTATCGCTTCGGTCCGTTATTCATTGTTCAACTACTGGCAATTCTGAGTTTCCTCAGCATAGGATTGTTCCAGCACCTGATTCTCTGGGGTTTTGCTTTTGCTGTTATCGGTGTGACTGTTGCGTTTACCTACTTCAGTAGCCTCTACTATGGGCTGGACCGACATGCGGATAAAGGGAATAAGAGCGGATGGCACGAAGCGATATTAGGTGTTGGGATCCTGTTAGGTCCGTTCCTTGGAGGTATTTCAGCGGATTCACAATTGGGCGTTCAGAGTCCTTATCTGCTCTGTGCAGTAGCGATTGGAATCGCTATTTTCATAGAGATTCTTATTCTGCTCAAGAGCTCTCAACATCAAGCAGATTCTCGTTGATGTAGTCTTCATCAGGCGTAACGCCGAGACCTGGACCCTCCGGCACCGTGACAACATGATCGTGGATTTCGACACCGCTCACCGCCATGGTTGTCAGAAAAGCGGGGGCGTTGAGTTCAGCGGGGAGCACCAAATCCAAAGTTGAAAACAGATGGACACTCGCGATGAAACCGATCCCTGCTTCTGTCAGACCGCTGCCGAGTAATTCAAGCGAATTGGCTTCGGCAACGTGAACACTCTTGAGGCATTCCGCCAACCCACCAGATTTACACACTTTCAAGACAACCGCATCTGCACATTCCAAACGTGCGATTTTCGCCAAGTCGAAGTAGGTGAAGCAACCCTCGTCAATGGCGATCGGAATCGGGGCATCTTCTCGCACCCGCTTCATACCGAACCAATCTTGACTCGCCACAGGTTGCTCCATGCAGTAAATTTCACGAATGTCCGCAACCCGCTTCAGCAATTCAAGCGCATTCGATGGCGTATAGGACTGATTCGCATCGATCCAGAGTTTGGCATCTGGCATCGCTTCGTGCACTGCGCGTAAGCGTTCTTCATCCGCTGCTGGAACACCAGCGACTTTCACTTTGAAGCAGGCACAGGGGGATAAAGCCTTCGCCTTCAACCCCATTATTTCGGGGGTATCAATACTCAAAGCATAACAGAGCGGAAGTGCATCGTGCCGTTTGCCACCGAAGAGGGCATGTACCGGCACATCAAGGATGCGTCCATTGAGGTCATGTAAAGCGATGTCCACTGCAGCTTTCGCAAAGGGATGTCCGTTGCTGACAGCGGGTTTCAATGCGTCATAGATGGCGTGATGGATCTGATTGAGATCCAAAGGATTGCGTCCGAGTAGCAGCGGTGCGATGTAATGTCGAATGGTGGTCGTGATGGATTCGGTCGTCTCGTAACTCCATGAGGGGAGTGCGCGTTGTTCTCCCCAACCGACGTAGCCATCGTCCGTTGTAATCTTAACGAAGACATGATCGCCTGCAGAACTGGCATCTCCGACAAATCCCGTCCCGATATTAAAGATGTCTTTCATCCTGACGGCAGTGGGATAAACGTCTACGTGTGCTATTTTACGCATGGACAGATAGTGTGCTCCGTTATTATCTCAAAGAGTCTGGAATCGGAGTTCCCTCCTACAAGAAAATTGATTTGTCTGAAGTGCTCACACTCGTATTTTAGCACAGAAGCGATTGATTAATCAAACGAATTTCCGTTGACATCTTCCCAATTATCCGCTATAGTAGTAGGAACATTCGTTGTTGTATATCGTTATGAGGAAAACCTGAAATGCTATTCGCCATTTTTGTAATTCTTACACCTATCGCCGTTTGGTTAATCTTGCACTTTATGTCTCGGCGGAAATCCAGCGCAGAAACGACTGAACCGGAAGATCTTCTGGAAGTCTGCGCGGTCTGCCAAAACGAATTTATGATGAGCGAATTGCTTGAAAAAGAGATCGGCGGATACGGTAGAGTTTACTGTTTCTGCAAACAGTGTATTGAAAACCTCTATCACGAATACCAGAATAGAAACAAAACAGACACCGAAATAGGAGAATGAACTATGCACGATTTAGTCACATTTGGGGAAGCGATGATCCGACTCACCGCCCCAGAATTCATGAGGCTTGAACAGGTATCATCGTTGGCAATCACAGCAGGTGGTGCGGAGATGAACGTCGCTGTCAACGCTGCACAACTCGGATTGCGGACGACATGGGTATCACGGCTCGTGGATAACTGGTCAGGACGCTATATCCGTAACAAGGGACGCGAACTCGGCGTGGATATGTCGAACATCGTCTGGGTGGATTTTGACGGCGTTGGCTTGGAGCGGAACGGGTTTTATCACCTCGAAATGGGAGCGGGACCGCGGGCAAGTAGTGTTACTTATGACCGCGGCTATTCCGCGATTTCCAACGTGCAGGTCGGAGAGATCGATTGGGCATCTATTTTCAGTGGTGCACGCTGGTTCCATCTCAGTGGGATTACACCTGCGTTGTCAGCGTCCGCGGCGGCTGTCTCGGCAGAAGCACTCAAGGCGGCACGCGCGGCAGGGGTCAAAACAAGTTACGATCTGAACTTCCGCTCCAAACTGTGGAGTGCTGAGGAAGCACAAGCAGCGAACCGACCAATGATAGAGCATGTCTCCGTTCTTATCGGGAATGAAGAGGATTTTGAGAAATCCCTCGGTTTCGCGGCGGAAGGAACAACTGAAGCGTATAGCAGCCTTGAACCTGAGAGTTACAAGGCAGTTGCAGAGCGTGTCAAGGAGACTTTCCCAAACGTTGAAATGATCGGTACGACGTTGCGTGATGCCAAAACGGGTTGGTTGAACGATTGGCGGACGCTCCTGTTTGATGGTGAAGAATTTTACCTGTCCCGTATCTATGAGGATTTGGAACTCGTAGACCGAGTGGGTGGTGGTGATAGTTTCTCGTCGGGACTCATCTATAGCCTCTTGAACGGAAAATCACCGCAGGAAGCCGTCGATTTCGCAGGCGGGTATTCCGCCTTGGCGCATACTTTCCCCGGTGACTTCAACTGGGCAACGGCAGAAGAGGCAGAAAAAGCGATGGCAGCGGGGGGCGTGCGTATCAGCCGTTAAACGGATAAATCTATGAAAAAAATTTTACTCTCTCATGTTTTTGAAAATACCGAGTTTGATACTGCGGAACGCCGAGCAGCGTTAGCAGATTTGCAGCAACTGGGTGAGTTGAGCATTCACCCCCGAGAACTAACTGGGGAACACGCTGATGGTGTTGTTGGTGTGATCGCAAGCGGCGTGCCCTTTCATGAAAGTTTCTATCAAGCGGCGGAATCCCTCCGGATTATTGCGCGTTGGGGTGTCGGATACGAAACTGTTAACGTAGACTTGGCAACAGAATACGGGGTCATTGTTACGATTGCCCCTGAACACATGGTGAC from Candidatus Poribacteria bacterium includes:
- a CDS encoding MFS transporter; translated protein: MRLKPIQLLTVYLPVLLIDFAFSSILTNTSFYTSYLGLSTTFLGTLMAVSTGCFAILAIPLGRLSDRIERRYILYTACLILGAVSIGLSLCRNGGHLMSVFPGIGISMALFFPAYEAWLAERESEGELIHRIMLFNLFWSIGMTLGPALSSYLYGDANPFIPFYLAGFFAVLTLLTVWTSRIAEPEPSKPSVHTDESESEPPEILYPPLSIRLTYLHLARCANFVSWFALGVLRQLAPKLTLEMGIRPATYGNLMLILGSVQTLAFVVLGTGYSTRWHYRFGPLFIVQLLAILSFLSIGLFQHLILWGFAFAVIGVTVAFTYFSSLYYGLDRHADKGNKSGWHEAILGVGILLGPFLGGISADSQLGVQSPYLLCAVAIGIAIFIEILILLKSSQHQADSR
- a CDS encoding muconate cycloisomerase, with the protein product MRKIAHVDVYPTAVRMKDIFNIGTGFVGDASSAGDHVFVKITTDDGYVGWGEQRALPSWSYETTESITTTIRHYIAPLLLGRNPLDLNQIHHAIYDALKPAVSNGHPFAKAAVDIALHDLNGRILDVPVHALFGGKRHDALPLCYALSIDTPEIMGLKAKALSPCACFKVKVAGVPAADEERLRAVHEAMPDAKLWIDANQSYTPSNALELLKRVADIREIYCMEQPVASQDWFGMKRVREDAPIPIAIDEGCFTYFDLAKIARLECADAVVLKVCKSGGLAECLKSVHVAEANSLELLGSGLTEAGIGFIASVHLFSTLDLVLPAELNAPAFLTTMAVSGVEIHDHVVTVPEGPGLGVTPDEDYINENLLDVESS
- a CDS encoding molybdopterin-dependent oxidoreductase; this encodes MKRRTFIKLSAISAAGMVLPLRLEANAAAVPQLKPHTLITPNADFYILQIGDPVELNAATWRLPITGLTEKQIPPLRLEDITAMESVTAMRTLKCIGDPIGTEQMSNAVWKGVRLRELLEKVSPKPEAKVVVFRCADNYHTAIPLEKAMREETLLAYEMNGEPLPTEHGFPVRLLNPGHYGTKNPKWIINIQLAKEHESYWEKRGWDPIANVKLATMIGTPSEGEEIPGGKVYTVSGAAFDANNHGGIKKVEVSIDYGQTWEEAEIWAKDTPLAWVLWKWEWQVPEKVEPVEIYARATGNSGVTQDEIGIEVEPVGATGYHIIDAAIVMP
- a CDS encoding sugar kinase produces the protein MHDLVTFGEAMIRLTAPEFMRLEQVSSLAITAGGAEMNVAVNAAQLGLRTTWVSRLVDNWSGRYIRNKGRELGVDMSNIVWVDFDGVGLERNGFYHLEMGAGPRASSVTYDRGYSAISNVQVGEIDWASIFSGARWFHLSGITPALSASAAAVSAEALKAARAAGVKTSYDLNFRSKLWSAEEAQAANRPMIEHVSVLIGNEEDFEKSLGFAAEGTTEAYSSLEPESYKAVAERVKETFPNVEMIGTTLRDAKTGWLNDWRTLLFDGEEFYLSRIYEDLELVDRVGGGDSFSSGLIYSLLNGKSPQEAVDFAGGYSALAHTFPGDFNWATAEEAEKAMAAGGVRISR